ACGCAGTGCGCCTGCGCCTGGTGGATTCGGGCCGCAGCGTGGACATGCTCAAAGACGAGCAGGGCTACTTCACGGCCGAGATCGCCGATCTGGCTCCTGGCGCGCTGTACCTGTACGACCTGGGACAGGACGGCCTGCGCCCTGATCCGGCCTCGCGCTTCCAGCCCGAGGGCGTGCACGGCCCATCCATGGTCGTTTCATCCGCGTATGACTGGGACTGCGACACCTGGCAGACTCCGCCCCTGTCCCGCTGGATCATATACGAACTGCATGTGGGCGCGTTCACGCCCGAGGGCACCTTCGACGCGGCCATCAAACGCCTTGACCATATCGCGGAACTCGGCGCGACCTGTGTGGAAATCATGCCCGTGGCCGCCTTCTCGGGTTGCCGCAACTGGGGCTACGACGGGGTCTATCCCTTTGCCGTGCAGGCTTGCTACGGCGGGCCGGACGGCCTGAAGCGCCTGGTGGACGCCTGCCACGCGCGCGGAATGGCCGCGGTGCTCGACGTGGTCTACAACCATCTGGGTCCCGAGGGGAACTACCTGTCGCTGTTCGGCCCATACTTCACGGACAAGTACCACACGCCCTGGGGCCTGGCGGTGAATTTCGACGGCCCCTGGTCCGACGGCGTGCGCGAGTATTTCTTCGAAAACGCCCGGCAGTGGTTCGAGGAGTTCCGCTTCGACGGACTGCGCCTGGATGCCTGTCATGCAATCTTCGACCAGAGCGCCGTACCCTTCCTGCAGGAGTTGGCCGAACGCACGGCGAATCTGGCGGATGAGTTGGGCTGGCCGTGCGTACTCATCGCCGAATCGGACCAGAACAAAACCCGCACCATCTTACCCGTGGCCGAAGGCGGCCTGGGCATGCAGGCTCAATGGGCGGACGACTTCCACCATGCCCTGCACACCCTGCTCACGGGAGAACGGGAAGGTTACTACGAGGATTTCGGCCAGATCAGCCAGTTGGCCACGGCCTATGAACAGCCCTTCGTCTACTCGCGGACCTACTCGACCTTCCGCCAACGCACCCACGGCAGTTCGGCCGCCGGATTGCCTGGCGAACGCTTCGTGGTCTGCGCCCAGAACCACGATCAGGTGGGCAACCGCATGCTCGGCGAGCGCCTGTCCACGCTGATCTCTTTCGAGGC
This genomic window from Desulfocurvibacter africanus subsp. africanus DSM 2603 contains:
- the treZ gene encoding malto-oligosyltrehalose trehalohydrolase: MGKCSSPSIRRRIGAWLLPGCGCRFTVWAPARDAVRLRLVDSGRSVDMLKDEQGYFTAEIADLAPGALYLYDLGQDGLRPDPASRFQPEGVHGPSMVVSSAYDWDCDTWQTPPLSRWIIYELHVGAFTPEGTFDAAIKRLDHIAELGATCVEIMPVAAFSGCRNWGYDGVYPFAVQACYGGPDGLKRLVDACHARGMAAVLDVVYNHLGPEGNYLSLFGPYFTDKYHTPWGLAVNFDGPWSDGVREYFFENARQWFEEFRFDGLRLDACHAIFDQSAVPFLQELAERTANLADELGWPCVLIAESDQNKTRTILPVAEGGLGMQAQWADDFHHALHTLLTGEREGYYEDFGQISQLATAYEQPFVYSRTYSTFRQRTHGSSAAGLPGERFVVCAQNHDQVGNRMLGERLSTLISFEACKLAAAALLLSPFVPLLFMGEEFLETNPFLYFVNHEDQALNTAVREGRRKEFESFRWQGEPPDPVAAATFERSRLDWAKIEGDYNRHTAMLAFYRRLTALRASESPLMRLAPWAVRTLWSEKGRWLYLLRSAGEKEALICLNFATEERQVRPELTDGCWDLVLDSSDPTFAGPGSSLTACLTPGETLRLPPESACLFIKKRE